Within Longimicrobium sp., the genomic segment CTGGCCTCGCGCGCGGTGGGCGCCGGCGCCAGCTCCAGGAACTGCACCAGGAACGGCTCCACGCCGAAGTTGGTCAGCGCGCTGCCGAAGTACACCGGGCTCACGTCGCCGCGCAGGAACGCCTCCTCGCTGAACTCCGCCCCCGCCAGCTCCAGCAGCGACAGGTCGTCCAGCAGCTTCTCCAGCGCGTTCTCGGGAACGATGTCGTGGATGCGGTCGTCGTCCAGCCGCACCGTGTGCTCCTCGGCGCGGCGCTGGCCGTGGTCCTCGCCGCGCTCGAACAGGTGGATGCGCTCGTCGGCGCGGTCGTACACGCCCAGGAAGCGGTCGCCCGCGTGCACCGGCCAGGTCATGGCGTAGCACTTCATCCCCAGCTCGCGCTCCACGTCGTCCAGCAGCTGGATGGGGTCGGCGCCGGGGCGGTCGCACTTGTTCACGAAGGTCACCACGGGCGTCTTCCGCAGCCGGCACACCTCGAAGAGCTTGCGGGTCTGCTCCTCCACGCCCTTGCGGTTGTCCAGCAGCATCACCGCGCTGTCGGCCGCCATCAGCGTGCGGTAGGTGTCCTCGCTGAAGTCCTGGTGGCCCGGCGTGTCCAGCAGGTTCACCGCGTAGCCGCCGTACTCGAACTGCAGCACCGAGCTGGTCACGGAGATGCCGCGCTCCTGCTCCATCTGCATCCAGTCGGACGTGGCATGCCGCGCCGCGCGGCGCGCCTTCACGCTCCCCGCCAGGTGGATGGCCCCGCCGTAAAGGAGGAGCTTCTCCGTGAGCGTGGTCTTCCCCGCGTCGGGGTGGCTGATAATGGCGAAGGTCCGCCGCCGGCGGACCTCGTCTGCGATCTGGCTCATCGGTCCCATTCAAACGGATCGGCCGCCGCGGCCGCGCGCGCTGCGCGGGTGCGGAGGCCGGGTCGTGCCCTGAATCTAACACTTTCCACGCCGCCACTCAACGTCTCCGGCCGCCCACGCCGGCCCCGTCCGCGCCGGGCACAACGCCCGGCGCGCCACCCGTCACACCCCGAGAGGCTTCCATGATCCGCAGCATCCGTATTTCCCTGGCCGCGCTCGCCGTCGCCGGAACCCTGGTCTCCGGCGGCTGCAGCAGCGGCGGCGGCTCGGGCGGTGGCGGCGGCGGCGTCACCAACCCGCCCGGCGTCATCGAGATCCACGCCACCGCCGGCAACCGCTTCACCCCCAGCACGCTGACCGTGACCAGGGGGACGACGGTGCGGTGGGTGGCCGACGCCAGCTCCGGCCACACCGTCACCCCCGACAACGCGGCGCAGCCCGGCGTGTTCAGCAGCGCCAGCATCGGCTCGGCGGGCGACACCTTCGAGTTCACCTTCAACACCGCGGGCGATTTCAGCTACCACTGCATCCCCCACCAGTCGCTGGGGATGACGGGCGTGGTGCACGTGCAGTGAGCCGTCGGGGGAGATGACGGGGGCTGGTGATCGGGGGTGATCGGTGATCCCGGAAACGCACCGGCTCGACTCTGGCTCGGCGCCCGGCGAATGAATTCGCGGCAACAACTGCCCGAAGTCCGCCTTCGCGGACTGCTGTCCGGCATCTGCCCGTCAGGGATGCCGGGTGGCGTCCCGAGGGCCGGCAAAACGAGATCCCCCCGCGCCTCGCCCGGCGCGGGGGAATCTTCATCTTATCGTACTCTCGTACTTTCGTACTTGGCTCAGTTCCCCCCGCCCGAGGCCACCATCCCCCCGAACTGCGCGGCGGCGACCACGTGGTCGGCAACCGCGCGGCGGAGCGCCTGCATGCGGTTGTTTCCCTCGGTGTCGTAGGTGCGGTTGGCCAGCAGCACCACCCACGTCCCCAGGTCGGGATCGATCCAGATGGAGGTGCCCGTGTAGCCGGTGTGGCCGAACGAGCGGTCGGAGACGCGGTTGCCGAACATGTTCGTCCCCAGGCGCCCCGGCGTGTCCCACCCCAGCGCGCGGGTGCCGGTGCCCGGCTGGCGCTGCGTGAACATGCGGATGGTGGCGCGCTGCAGCACGCGCACGCCGTCCAGCTCGCCGCCGTTGGCCATCATGGCCGCGAAGCGCGCCAGGTCGTGCGCGGTGGAGAACAGCCCCGCGTTCCCCGCGATCCCGCCCAGGCGGCGGGCGATGGGGTCGTGCACGTGCCCGCGGAAGCCGATGCCCATCTCGCGCGAGGTGGGGGCGCAGCGGCCGCACCCCTCGCCCGGCCAGTACGTGGTGGAGCGCATGCGCAGGGGGCCGAACACGCGCCGGTCCAGGAAGTGGTACAGCGGCTCGCCCGCGGCCCGCTCGGCGGCGGCGAAGAGGATCACGAAGCCCAGGTCCGAGTACTCCACCCGCATCCCCGGGCTGGAGCGCAGCGGGGTGCCGAGGACGTAGCGCAGCCCCTGCTCCGGCGTCATCCCGCCGGGCACGTCGATCCCGTCGGGGAGCCCGGAGGTGTGCGTGAGCAGGTGGCGGATGGTCACCCGCTCGCGGCCGCCGCCGGTGAACTCGGGAAGATAGGCGGCCACGGGCTCGTCCAGCCGCATCTTCCCGTCCTCCACCAGCAGCATCACCGCCGTCGTGGTGCCCACGACCTTGGTGAGCGAGGCCAGGTCGTAGACGCTGCGGTCGGGGTCCACCTCGTCGCCCAGCCCGCCGCGGCCCAGCGTGCCGAAGCCGTCTTC encodes:
- a CDS encoding peptide chain release factor 3; this translates as MSQIADEVRRRRTFAIISHPDAGKTTLTEKLLLYGGAIHLAGSVKARRAARHATSDWMQMEQERGISVTSSVLQFEYGGYAVNLLDTPGHQDFSEDTYRTLMAADSAVMLLDNRKGVEEQTRKLFEVCRLRKTPVVTFVNKCDRPGADPIQLLDDVERELGMKCYAMTWPVHAGDRFLGVYDRADERIHLFERGEDHGQRRAEEHTVRLDDDRIHDIVPENALEKLLDDLSLLELAGAEFSEEAFLRGDVSPVYFGSALTNFGVEPFLVQFLELAPAPTAREASTRTVTPLEPNFTGFVFKIQANMDPKHRDRIAFVRVCSGRFEAGMQVRHVRLGKPVRLAQPTQFMARERTLIEEAWPGDVIGIHDRGTLRVGDTLSADGDLEFSGIPRFSPEHFARVHVADPMRRKQLDVGLQQLSEEGAAQVFYAESITGPAPIVGAVGRLQFDVLLHRLEHEYGVKARLEPMSYRVARWVEGPMKEVERVAGGGYGRALVFDSKEKPLILFDSEWTMKTTAEREKEHLQFFDVAP
- a CDS encoding serine hydrolase domain-containing protein produces the protein MSISSMILVAASLHALPGTDSARSPVPGDLASRSASHALTPANEVGMSATALSHAEEEVWNDMQRGAFPGAALAIGRNSKVVLEDGFGTLGRGGLGDEVDPDRSVYDLASLTKVVGTTTAVMLLVEDGKMRLDEPVAAYLPEFTGGGRERVTIRHLLTHTSGLPDGIDVPGGMTPEQGLRYVLGTPLRSSPGMRVEYSDLGFVILFAAAERAAGEPLYHFLDRRVFGPLRMRSTTYWPGEGCGRCAPTSREMGIGFRGHVHDPIARRLGGIAGNAGLFSTAHDLARFAAMMANGGELDGVRVLQRATIRMFTQRQPGTGTRALGWDTPGRLGTNMFGNRVSDRSFGHTGYTGTSIWIDPDLGTWVVLLANRTYDTEGNNRMQALRRAVADHVVAAAQFGGMVASGGGN
- a CDS encoding cupredoxin domain-containing protein; amino-acid sequence: MIRSIRISLAALAVAGTLVSGGCSSGGGSGGGGGGVTNPPGVIEIHATAGNRFTPSTLTVTRGTTVRWVADASSGHTVTPDNAAQPGVFSSASIGSAGDTFEFTFNTAGDFSYHCIPHQSLGMTGVVHVQ